DNA from Candidatus Deferrimicrobium sp.:
CTCTCGCGAGGTGGCCCGAGAATCCCACGTCCAGCTCCTTCTCCCTCAGCCGCAGATCGATCGTGGCGAGAGACTCCTCGTCCTGCACGGCCAGATGTCGAAGGTCGAACCCGTCGCGAGGCTTGATGAATTCCCCCGAAAGCGCGGGACCGCCCCGAAGGGAGTACGAGCCCGCGATCGAGAACGTTCCATCCCGGTCCAGGACCATGCGACCCGACGAGACGGAGACCGGGGCGCGCGGGATCAGATCCGGCGGCAGGCGGGCCGCGTCCCAGATCCATCGGAGCGCATCCGGCCCGACCTTGCCGGAGAGCGTGGAGTCAAGCATCCGGAACGGCTTCCGGTAGCCGTCGACCTGCCCCGATAGCAGGACCGCGGCGTCCAGAAACCGCGCGTCCAGCGATGTGACGGAGACGGTCTCCCTCGAAAGACGAAAAGCGCCCTTCGCCACTGCGACGGGGCCAGGCAGGCGCGTCGACTCCAGGAGTACACCCCGCAACGACCCGTCGGCCTCGTATCGCCACTCGACGGGTCGGCCGATCGGTCCGTCCAGCCGGCCGATGACGAGTTCCATGAATCCATCGAGCCTCCGGACGTTCTCCCGTACCCTCTCCATGCCGTTCAGGGATGCGAGCCACGGATAGAACTCCCCGAGCGCGACGGACATGTTGCCGGAGAGTCGCTCGAAGGCCGGTGAATCGCCGAGATGGACGCGAGCGGCGACCCCCGAAAACGCGGAGCGCCCCATCCGGCCGGAAAGACGCTCCACGGCAATTCCGTTCTCGTCGAAAAGAAGCCGGCCGCCGTCGACCTCGACCGGAAACGGGACTCTTCGGTAGCGGGCGGAGAGGCGAAGTTCCGTCGCATCGACCGCGACACGAAGCGACCCGATCCGGTCGCCGATCGTCAATTGGCCCGACGTCTTCCCTTGGATATCTTCGATGAGCGACAGCTCGTCTTCGAGCCCCTTGTCCTTGATCAAGCTCAACAGGATGCGGGGCAGTTGGGCGAGACCCGCTTCCACCCGCGTGTCGATCCGGAACGGGGGATCGCGTCCCGTGACGCCCATCCTGAGGAATCCCTCGCGCGCCCGCGATTCGCCGATCCTCGCCTCGGCGTGCTCGGCCGTCAGGATCCCCCCCGACAGGACGACGTTCCCGGCGACATCCCGGAGGTCGAGATCCCCGTCGGGGACGAAGATGTTCCCCGCACCGAGGCGTCCCTCGAGGGAGAGGCGGCCGATCGCGCCGCGCCCGGAGATCGCCGGTCCCTCGATCTTCAACGCCGTCAGCGTCAGACGGCCTCCCCTGACGTAGTCCAGCACCTTGCGCACGCCGGCGATATCGCCGGCAAGAGCGAGGAGGGCTCCCCGCACCGGCGCGATGTCGATGTCGCCTCCGTGAAGTTCCAGCTCGGCTCGCGGGGCGGCGCGATCCAGCGCCAGTCGTCCGGAGACCTGGAGCCGCGGCGATTCGAGCGACATCCGGGCGTCCGAGACAACCGTTTTCGCCTCGTCGATCTCGATCGTTCCGCCGAACCGGAGGCCGGACACGCCGGCGCTGCCGCTTCCCCGGCGCACCGACAGGGACGGGCTCGCCCCACGCGCTACCGCCTTGAGGGTTCGGAATCGCTCGATCTCGAAGCCGGCGCCAAGGTCGGCGCGTCCGGCGGCCATCTGCCGCCAACCCTCGGGCAGGAAGGACTCCGCGAAGGGCGCCAAGTCCAGTCCGACCAGTTCGATGGTCCCGCGCCCGCTCAACTCCGAAGCATCCAGCCGTCCGTTCAGGACGAGATTCCCCCACAGATTCGACGCGCAGCGGAGATCGACCTCGAGCCGCTTCGGCGGTAGGACGATCCGTCCCTCGATCTCCCGGAGCGCGCACAGAGGGCGCGGCCCGAGGGAGAGCGCAACCCGGCCACGATGCACCTCGAACACCATCTCCGGCGCTTCAACCGCGAGGGCGGACAGCAGGTCGGCGATCCGCTCCCGGATCTCCGCGAGGGACGGTGGCTTCTCCTCCTTCGCCGGCCGCGGAATCTCGACGACGAGGTCGGGCGCGTCCGCGCGGACCTTCGTCAGGTGATACCCTCCCCGAACCAGCGGGAACAGGGCGGGGTAAAGGGCCAGGGATTCGACGACTCCGGCGGCACGGTGGGGGATCGCCAGCTCCAGCCGATGGACGATGATCCGGGGGCGGGGGAAGAAGGAGAGATCCAGTCGTTCATACCGCACCGATCCACCGGCGGCGCTGGAGACGCGGGCAAAGATGCCCGCCTTGACCGCTTCCCCGTTGATCCACCGGGGCATCAGGGCCCCCAGCGCCAGTAGGAGGACGGCAAGAAGCCCGAAGGTTCCAGCGATTCCCCGCGCGATTGTCTTCCTGCCGCTCATATCACATAACAGGATATCGCTTCCCGCGAATTCCGGCACCGGCATAGAACGAGCCGCGGTGCGAATCAGAATGCCGGTGAACATGCCGGGAAGCGATGCACCGGTGTTCCGGGTAGGGGCATCTAAATTTTTAATGGAGGGGATCTGAGCGGAGACCTCCACCGGCCATCAAGGGGGATACGACCTTGTTTGACAGCATCGGTCTGGGGCTTGCGTTGAACATCCTGTTCTGGCTCGTGGTGGTGGCAATCGTCTGCGTCCTGGTGTTTTTCGTACTGAGGGAATTCTCTCCAGGAAGCGATGCAAGGAAACCAAAGCATGCGCGGGTCCGCCGAAGCCGACAGCCCCGGATATCTTCCGGCCATTAGCCGGATCGGTTCCTCTCCGTCCGACCCTCCCCCAGGAATGTGAAAGGTGTCACAGAAACGGAACCGTGCGGATATTACATTGGGAATCAGAAAGAGGAGAACAGGGGATTCGCGTCCTTCCCCTGTCGGGCAGTCAGGAACGGAACGAATGATGCGGGACGGCGGATCCCGCCGTCCGCGGAAGGGAGAAACTGAAATGGCAACATTGGCGGAAGTGAGAAGGGGACCGGAAAATCCACCGGATCCGACGGTATCCGTCGAACCAGGAATCTACAAGGAGTGGTGGGCGAACCCGGCGGTGGTGGGCCTGATGGGGTTCGCGACGACAACCATGGCCACGGGTCTTCATAACGTAGGGTATTGGGGAGCCGGGCCGACCCTGGCGATGGCGATCGCGTTCGGGGGTACCGCGCAGTTCGTCGCCGGCGTCATCGACATGCGGAAGGGAAGTCTGTTCGGAGGGTCCGCGTTCATGGCGTACGGCGCCTTCTGGTGGTCCCTGGTCGTCCTGGACTACATGCTTCCCAAAACCGGGATAACGGCGGGACCCAACGAACTCCTTGGGTATTTCCTCATGTGGTCGCTGTTCACGTTGTCCTTCTTCATTGCGTCGTTCAAGGTCGGAAATCACCTAAGCATTTTATTTGGACTGTTGCTGCTGGCCTACCTGCTCCTCGACGGCGTGACGATGGGCAAGGTACCGGCAGTAATCGCCGGATGGGAGATCTTCATCACCGGCCTGGTGGCCTGGTATATAGCGACCGCCATCCTGGTCAATGGTGTTTACGGGAGGAAGGTGCTCCCGCATTCGTGACGGCAACCCGGGACGGAAAACATCTGGACAGGAGGTATTGTACATGCGGAAGATCGTGATTCTTTCGTTGGCAACGATCGTCTTGGCCGCCTTTTGCGCGGTAGGTATTTCGTCCGCTCGAGAGAAGGGTGGAGACAAGGTCGGCATCAAACTGGGCGCGGTACCCAAGGTGAAAACCAAGGCGAATGGGGAGGCAACGTTCGCCCTTGCAAAGGACGGCGGTACGATCCATTACAAGGTGCACGTAGGCAAACTTGAGAACGCCACCATGGCGCACATCCACGCGGTTGGGGACGACGGTTCACCCGCCGAGATCCTGGCCTGGCTCTATCCCACCAAGGGGGAAGCCCCTTCGCTTCGGAAAGGTAAACTCACCGGCACCCTGGCGGAAGGCAGCCTGACCGCCGAAAATCTGTCCGGGCCGATGAAGGGAAAGACGCCCAAGGACGTGTTTGAGATGCTGGAGAACGGGAAGGCCGGAGTCGCCGTCCACACGGAACAGAACTCCGGCGGCGAGCTTTGGGGAGTCGTAAAGCATAAAGGAACCGGGAAGGCGAAGTAGGAACGACAACAACACCATCGTGTCGGGGGAGCGTTGGTTGGTCACGCTCCCCCGATCTTCCTGATCGACACAGATCGGGCAGGTTCTCCACGAACGGGTAAAACGGC
Protein-coding regions in this window:
- a CDS encoding AsmA-like C-terminal domain-containing protein, with protein sequence MSGRKTIARGIAGTFGLLAVLLLALGALMPRWINGEAVKAGIFARVSSAAGGSVRYERLDLSFFPRPRIIVHRLELAIPHRAAGVVESLALYPALFPLVRGGYHLTKVRADAPDLVVEIPRPAKEEKPPSLAEIRERIADLLSALAVEAPEMVFEVHRGRVALSLGPRPLCALREIEGRIVLPPKRLEVDLRCASNLWGNLVLNGRLDASELSGRGTIELVGLDLAPFAESFLPEGWRQMAAGRADLGAGFEIERFRTLKAVARGASPSLSVRRGSGSAGVSGLRFGGTIEIDEAKTVVSDARMSLESPRLQVSGRLALDRAAPRAELELHGGDIDIAPVRGALLALAGDIAGVRKVLDYVRGGRLTLTALKIEGPAISGRGAIGRLSLEGRLGAGNIFVPDGDLDLRDVAGNVVLSGGILTAEHAEARIGESRAREGFLRMGVTGRDPPFRIDTRVEAGLAQLPRILLSLIKDKGLEDELSLIEDIQGKTSGQLTIGDRIGSLRVAVDATELRLSARYRRVPFPVEVDGGRLLFDENGIAVERLSGRMGRSAFSGVAARVHLGDSPAFERLSGNMSVALGEFYPWLASLNGMERVRENVRRLDGFMELVIGRLDGPIGRPVEWRYEADGSLRGVLLESTRLPGPVAVAKGAFRLSRETVSVTSLDARFLDAAVLLSGQVDGYRKPFRMLDSTLSGKVGPDALRWIWDAARLPPDLIPRAPVSVSSGRMVLDRDGTFSIAGSYSLRGGPALSGEFIKPRDGFDLRHLAVQDEESLATIDLRLREKELDVGFSGHLARATVSRLFPNAKIRHGWIAGDLRAHIPLNRPAHSTAHGHLVAKEIHLPRLMGPMAIEDLSLRATGNRIAVTSSAIDWGKTRFSLTGEAIASGDALNVDVDLVSDGIVWDDLRATLPVAGRTQGAPATGGIAIAGGGSGVPWPLPINGAIRLAAGSLTVGEYVWKPVRADIVLRREEITTTIREADLCGISSTGSVHLGPAGAEVDLRLSSRGRELQTDLSCLRHQRIGMTGTYELEGHISGRGTDNALVRDLHGDVAFRATKGRVYRLNLLSKILALLNVTQLFLGKVPDLAHDGFAYNSLSIKGTLSDGKLKIGEVVLDGSSMNIVGKGEVDVRTGKVDIVALASPLKTVDTILRRIPVVGYILGGSLVSVAVKAEGDLDDPTVSILPPSEVVKGLLGVAERVLKLPVRIFEGGVP
- a CDS encoding acetate uptake transporter, giving the protein MATLAEVRRGPENPPDPTVSVEPGIYKEWWANPAVVGLMGFATTTMATGLHNVGYWGAGPTLAMAIAFGGTAQFVAGVIDMRKGSLFGGSAFMAYGAFWWSLVVLDYMLPKTGITAGPNELLGYFLMWSLFTLSFFIASFKVGNHLSILFGLLLLAYLLLDGVTMGKVPAVIAGWEIFITGLVAWYIATAILVNGVYGRKVLPHS
- a CDS encoding CHRD domain-containing protein, producing the protein MRKIVILSLATIVLAAFCAVGISSAREKGGDKVGIKLGAVPKVKTKANGEATFALAKDGGTIHYKVHVGKLENATMAHIHAVGDDGSPAEILAWLYPTKGEAPSLRKGKLTGTLAEGSLTAENLSGPMKGKTPKDVFEMLENGKAGVAVHTEQNSGGELWGVVKHKGTGKAK